gtagTTGTGTTTAAGGTGCTGTGCTCAAAACAAGGCTACTATAACGTTGTTTTAAAGAAGCTTTTAAGaaactccaaaattaaaaattacattgaaCTCAAGCTGTTTACGCAGATAATAGAGGACCGgtgaaattttttaaacaaatatacTTTACGAacaatttacatatttaaaattttaaattaatttttttgaataattaaaattttaaatgaatataattcataacttcaattttattaaattatttagcAATAAACAGTGCCAAAACACAAGTTTTTTAAGGCACTGTAGCAACTCTCCTGTTTCGCATCATCTGATCTTATTCTATTTTAGCATTTGATAGCCTCTTCAACAATTCATTGAACTCATCTTCCATGACAAGCATGCTAACCCTAACATACTTTGAATCAGCAGCACCAAATCGCTCCCCTTCTCTTgcacaaatattcatttttcttagAAAATTATAAGCATTTTCTATGCCCTCCTCGCATTTCAACCAAGCAAAGCCTGTAGgaataaacaagaaaaaatgtatattaaaaCCACACTCTAAGTTACATAAAGCCAATTAAAGAGATGAAAGGGtcgaattttttttcaagaaatgggaaaaaaaaaagtactaggGTATGTTTCAGATATCTCATTGGTGAAGTTACAGTACGCCCTTGGATACTTGGTTACAGTGAAGACCTTGCTTTGTTCAACAGCTCCTCTAAAATTCTCCCATCTTTCTCTCATGAGACGTTTGCTATATTCAAAGAAGAGTTCAGATTCaattgacttgaaattttggtAACCATCACAAATCACTCCAATGATCTTAGCTGCTCTTGTTTGGGATTCTTTTGATACGCCCATTGAGCTTGATTGCACAAATGTCACCATCTTCTTAGCAACTTCAATGTCCTTCACAATAGCCCAgcttaacaaaaacaaaaaatcaaaaattaaaagagaaaatttgtCACTCTTAATCTAACGGTGTACAATTAATTTACGAACTCACCCTATACGGGAACCAGCATGACCAGTGCATTTGGAGAATGTGAAGAGCATTACATCATGGTCAGCCTCATAAGTAATAGGAGTGTATTGTGGCCAATAATAGGCCAAGTCATGAATCAATTTCCCTTTAGCTGCAGAGTTCACCACTGGTACACGAAGGGTTCCATCAGGGTTGTTTGGGGAAGTCACCACCTCTATGTaagattcatttttatcatacACAGCAGCATCACCACCCCATTGAAACATCCTTGAATGCAatatattaattgcatttttgtattcctacaaaataaaattaaacgcATTGTTAGTTAACCTTCCTTGCATGGTCGGCCcagtaaattttatttgtagGTGAGacctaaaacatattttaatatacGAGACATTTTTAGTCTGTATACGAGACCATTTTGTTTATAAGAAAGAAAGATCACCGAGTAATAAGGAGTAGGAGAAATAACATTGATAGGGTGATCAGGGACATCTAAAGGAGACAAAGCGAACAAAGCAGCTTGGAAGAGTTGAGAAGAGCCATTTCCAACAACTATGTATTTATCTTTGGTCACAGCATTTCCAACTAAATGATGAAGTCTCTCTATCTCATCCCTCAATTCTGGCAACATGAACCAACACATGTTACTCGAGTCACTGTAGTAACTCATCAATTCCCATCCTTTAATCACAACCGTACATTCATCACTCATCTGCTTCCAGTATGATTCAAATGCCAATGGATCACCCCTGTTAATTGCAAAAgcatatataaatcatcatatatcatataaaatctaaaaaccAGACTAAGTgaattcaaatatataaaataacgaagatacaaaaaaatagatgattACTTCTGAGCATCGATGATGGAATTGGGTGAGAGAGTGGAGAGGGATATTGTTGTGCCATTGGAACAAGGGAAGCAATTATTGTTGATAGGATCAGAAGCTGAAGAAGATTTAGCTACCACCATGCTTAATTGTACTCAAGGTTGTAAATAACGGTCGCGGTCGCGTTAAAGTTGTCGCGATTTCGGACGGACGCTGCAATACAAATGACGATCTTCGCGGTGTGAATTAATCAAAATGTTTCataaaatgtattaaaattatttatattatcatATAATGTATAAATAACTTAGATTAATACTTTTTTCCATAATTATAACATGTTTAaagtaaatataataataaaaatagactACATTCAGGAAAGATAGAATGTTTGACAGattgaaaagaaattaaacaaagtTCATATCAATTAACTACATTTAGTTCACATCATAAGAAACTACTAATACATTTGAAAAAGTCTAATAAAAACTTATTGATTACACCACTAGTCACCATATCTTTAAAAATACTCTAATCTAACTcctctatcattttatttttcttttaatcaccAACAACATATACAATCAAAGTTCAaaattttaacatcaaaatctcaatttttcctctaaaatttCATCTAATATTTGTTACCTAATACTCAAATTAAGTGGTTGAATTAAGAGTGTCAATTTAAAATTAGCTTGAACTTAAATAAGAAATGAatgaacactttttttttagtttaataaataaatatatgaataaataaataaaccatctaaaagtaattattaattattattgggaACTTCTACTgtacactcacaaaatgaggtgtatcggtactcctgtttcttaattttataaatgaacgatCATTTTATATGTAgtaaatagctatttgtcaatatttatattttatagaacaacatttcataagaaaaaacatcatttaattgtttataagaatcataataactttttttacatattatcgtaaaaaataatgaatgttctcaattatgagtgataaaaattttaaaaaataaacaattatttcgttgacacttttgatgaataagatttaattattataatgataaaaaaatatatatatttattattattgaatgaagaGTGAAGCTGCGCATACGTGTGTGTACGTAACCAAGTGATAACAAACCTTAttcactaaaaaaagaaaacagaatcGCAAACCTGAACAAAGAGAATGAACAAAGAAACGGCAAGCAGAACGAACAAGAAACAAGAAACGGCAACACCAGAATCGCAAATCGGAAGCAGGAAGGAACAAAGAATCAAACAACACTAGAAGAGTAACAACACAGGAGAAGCATGTTTGTTTGTCTGTTAGTTTACCACCACCAAAGAAGAGAAGTAAGTAATTGATTTGTGTAAAAAAGATAAGATTGAGATTTGATATGCCTGTAAGCATTCAAGGAGAGATAAGGACTAATGCATAAATTCTGCCTCTTTTTTGAAACGTATTGCTAACTTCATTGTAACACAATTTATATAACTCATATATGTCTCCACACTAATTAAAGTGTTCTATTCTAAGCatattgtttaagatatttgaattaaaaattagtgttaatagtgtttttcatccctgtaatatatgtcatttccggtttgatttgcaccttcgtaaaaaaaaaaattccggaaaacaccctaatagaccattttcagaatttttttcaagaaattttggtttttgaatggcctattaagggtgttttctgaatttttttttctacgaGAGTGCAAATCAAACTGAAAATGacatactacctccgtccctaattataagacccttttgaagaaaaaaaattgtcctttacattaattatttttttacatgcatgtcattatttataatacatctttttcttcaatcagcaataaataacatgttgaaaacataaaccaattctctctcttaaaagataaaattgtaaaaacaatagtaattacaaacatatttaatacaaatatccactatcttaattcccgttatttttttaaaagggtcctataattagggacggaggtagtatattaCATGGGTGAAAAATACTATTAatactaaaaaattatatgatgaaAAGTACGTCATTCAATTTCCTATGATGAATGGACAATTTTCCAAAGCAAAACttatgattttgattattaaaCATTGTTTTTAAAACAGTCAtgatcatttctctttttaaattgatgtctttgttttttcttttcaaagacGGATTCTTCACATGAAACTGTTGTTTTCTAGACCGTGACTAagtttttctctcatttaaattttaaaatgagtatttatagagaaatgaaTGATAAACATACAATAAATTGCGTGGCTAATCCTTTTTATACGGCAAaatcaatcattttaaaatctatatctatatagtTAAGCGACACAACTTGCTACACATAATTCTTTGAACTCTTTGCAGAAAATTTATAACCTTTGTTGCTAGGAAGTCAAAGGTGTCAAaaacaaatgatataaaaacATGTTGATTAGAACACGTTTTTTCATGTTTGGCCACTTTACTTAAAGTTGTTTATCCCACATTAAAAGCCTCGGTCCTCAATTCTACAACAAGTGGGGAAACTCAGTCAAGTCCATACATGCATGTTCCCCTCTTAACTTAACAACCCGTACGCCATAATATCTGCTGACTTAAATGTTGATATTTCCTCATGCAAATCGGTCAAGAAGTTCAAAGACTTCTCTTTATTCATAGATACTCTAACCCGTATCTGTGTGGGACCCGCATATAGATGAGATGTTTATTTGAGACCTTTAAGCTCATTaagtactaaaaaaaaaatctcacaatGGTGGTACCTAATAGATTTTAAGTCTTACAACGTAAGACGTTACCTATCAAGTCTTACAGTATAAGACGTTACCATTGTGGATAGTTTCATATTTGCAACGAAAGTTGAAAATGATCTTAAATGACATTTCACTCttagatttaattaaatttacttatgcttgattttaattgttttcattattAGGTAAGCATTATCTAAGTGTCCTTTCTTTCTACACAAAAGTTTACGGtacttcctcta
Above is a genomic segment from Medicago truncatula cultivar Jemalong A17 chromosome 5, MtrunA17r5.0-ANR, whole genome shotgun sequence containing:
- the LOC11410630 gene encoding L-tryptophan--pyruvate aminotransferase 1, encoding MVVAKSSSASDPINNNCFPCSNGTTISLSTLSPNSIIDAQKGDPLAFESYWKQMSDECTVVIKGWELMSYYSDSSNMCWFMLPELRDEIERLHHLVGNAVTKDKYIVVGNGSSQLFQAALFALSPLDVPDHPINVISPTPYYSEYKNAINILHSRMFQWGGDAAVYDKNESYIEVVTSPNNPDGTLRVPVVNSAAKGKLIHDLAYYWPQYTPITYEADHDVMLFTFSKCTGHAGSRIGWAIVKDIEVAKKMVTFVQSSSMGVSKESQTRAAKIIGVICDGYQNFKSIESELFFEYSKRLMRERWENFRGAVEQSKVFTVTKYPRAYCNFTNEISETYPSFAWLKCEEGIENAYNFLRKMNICAREGERFGAADSKYVRVSMLVMEDEFNELLKRLSNAKIE